The Venenivibrio stagnispumantis genomic sequence TTTTCTAAATCTATATCTTCTGTAAAAATTAAATCTTGGTATTTAGATTTATATAAGAAGGGAAAGACATCTTTTAATGCCTTTCCTTTATATTGTCTTGATGTTATCTGATTTACATTAACATATCTGTGATTTGATAATATTCTTAATAATTCTATGCCTGTATATCCGGAAGCTCCGATAACAGCAACATTTTTCATAATAAATATTAACGTTTAGACCATCTGTATTTCGCTCTTGCACCCATTTGAGCGTATTTTTTACGTTCTTTAACTCTTGCATCTCTTGTCATTAATCCTGCAGATTTTAGAGGAGTTCTAAATGCAGGATTATAAGCTTCAAGGGCTTTCGCTATTCCATACATAACCGCCTCTGCTTGAGCCGGTTTTCCACTGCCTTCTACTGTTGCATATACATCAAATTTTCCAAGAGTTTCAGTTACTACAAAAGGTTGATTTATTTTTTCAATAAGAATATCTCTTTCAAAATAATCTTTTGCATTCCATTCTTTACCTGATGAAGATTTAACAAATATTCTTCCTTCTCCAGGTAATATCCATACTCTTGCAACTGCTTCTTTTCTTCTACCGGTTCCGTATTTTGCTACCTTAGGGTCTATTTTGATTGCTTTTTCTGTAGCCAAAGTTTAACCTCCTTATATAGCTTTCCATAATTTAGCTAAATCTTCAAGTGGCTTCGGATTTTGTGCTTGATGAGGATGTTCCGAGCCAGTATATATCTTTAATCTTTTCATAAATCTTTTTTGCAATTTATTCTTAGGAAGCATTCTTTCAACAGCCAATGCTAACACTTCTTCTGGCTTGTTTTGGAGCATCCATTCAAGAGTTCTTACTTTCAATCCACCTGGTCTATTTGTATGGAATTTATATTCTTTATCTGTTAATTTTTTTCCGGTTACAGTTATTTT encodes the following:
- the rplM gene encoding 50S ribosomal protein L13, whose product is MKTFYLRKEDVKRDWYVIDATGKNLGRLASLIANVLRGKHKPVFQKDVDCGDFVIVLNADKITVTGKKLTDKEYKFHTNRPGGLKVRTLEWMLQNKPEEVLALAVERMLPKNKLQKRFMKRLKIYTGSEHPHQAQNPKPLEDLAKLWKAI
- the rpsI gene encoding 30S ribosomal protein S9, encoding MATEKAIKIDPKVAKYGTGRRKEAVARVWILPGEGRIFVKSSSGKEWNAKDYFERDILIEKINQPFVVTETLGKFDVYATVEGSGKPAQAEAVMYGIAKALEAYNPAFRTPLKSAGLMTRDARVKERKKYAQMGARAKYRWSKR